One Candidatus Binataceae bacterium DNA window includes the following coding sequences:
- a CDS encoding ParA family protein, with amino-acid sequence MSKKVTVIGVIGQKGGGGKTTIAINLAVAAARQKLAAVIIDLDQQTNSAKWRRRRSDNVAVVPTTAGRIQATIQTAVTHSAEFIVIDSPGHNDSAATEAVRASDLVILPVEPQMFHFDTMPAMRDIVRIGGDKPTWLVVNKLHPSASALAERLKKIIFDTYSVPVCPVHLSRFDIYATSADVGLTPEEQDSGSRAAQEIRALYKFINQQVNKLRSPHVQKNDGLAASA; translated from the coding sequence ATGTCCAAAAAGGTCACGGTAATTGGCGTTATCGGCCAGAAAGGCGGCGGCGGCAAAACCACCATCGCTATAAATCTGGCCGTGGCGGCCGCAAGGCAAAAACTGGCGGCGGTCATAATCGACCTCGACCAACAGACGAACTCAGCCAAATGGCGCCGACGCAGGTCGGACAACGTCGCGGTCGTGCCCACTACTGCGGGTCGAATCCAGGCAACCATCCAAACCGCCGTCACTCACAGTGCCGAATTCATCGTGATCGACTCGCCCGGCCACAATGACAGCGCGGCGACGGAAGCCGTGCGAGCCTCCGATCTCGTAATCCTGCCGGTGGAACCGCAAATGTTTCACTTCGATACCATGCCGGCGATGCGAGATATCGTCCGCATCGGCGGCGACAAGCCTACGTGGCTTGTCGTCAACAAGCTGCACCCCTCAGCCTCGGCACTGGCTGAGAGGCTCAAAAAGATAATCTTTGACACGTATTCTGTTCCCGTTTGTCCGGTGCACTTAAGCCGCTTTGACATTTACGCGACCTCGGCGGACGTGGGCCTGACGCCCGAAGAACAGGATTCAGGCAGCCGGGCTGCGCAGGAAATCCGCGCGCTCTACAAGTTCATAAATCAACAAGTCAACAAGTTGAGAAGTCCACATGTCCAAAAAAATGATGGGCTTGCAGCAAGCGCTTAA
- a CDS encoding ribbon-helix-helix domain-containing protein, whose translation MSKKMMGLQQALNSAATAQTARPEKPPLQPKPAPDSTTKPQGKAPSRQGKENIGTWLHPDFKKSLRLVQLRKSDKVYLDDLVAEALNDLFLKYNVPTVNHD comes from the coding sequence ATGTCCAAAAAAATGATGGGCTTGCAGCAAGCGCTTAACAGCGCGGCGACTGCGCAGACAGCAAGGCCGGAAAAGCCACCCCTACAACCTAAGCCCGCGCCCGATAGTACAACCAAGCCGCAAGGGAAGGCCCCGAGCCGGCAAGGTAAGGAGAACATCGGCACCTGGCTTCATCCCGATTTCAAGAAAAGCTTACGCCTCGTTCAGCTTCGCAAGTCCGACAAGGTTTATCTCGATGACCTCGTCGCCGAAGCCCTCAATGACCTTTTCCTGAAGTACAACGTTCCGACGGTTAACCACGACTAA